A window of Eubacteriaceae bacterium ES3 contains these coding sequences:
- the rpsS gene encoding 30S ribosomal protein S19 produces the protein MGRSLKKGPFVDEKLLRRIEAMNEKGEKNVIKSWSRSSTLFPQMVGHTIAVHDGRKHVPVYVTEDMVGHKLGEFAPTRTYRGHAGEKKSKLR, from the coding sequence ATGGGTAGATCATTAAAAAAAGGACCTTTTGTTGACGAAAAGTTACTTAGAAGAATAGAAGCTATGAACGAAAAAGGCGAGAAAAATGTAATTAAAAGCTGGTCTAGAAGTTCCACTTTGTTCCCACAGATGGTCGGTCACACAATTGCTGTTCATGATGGCCGTAAACATGTGCCGGTTTATGTAACAGAAGATATGGTCGGTCACAAACTGGGAGAATTTGCACCAACAAGAACCTATCGCGGTCAT
- the rplW gene encoding 50S ribosomal protein L23 produces MKNPRDIIIKPIITERSMMDAEDKKFTFKVDKRANKIEIRNAVEAIFDVKVEKVTTMNMKGKVKRTGRFVGKRADWKKAVVKLTPESKGIQFFEGV; encoded by the coding sequence ATGAAAAATCCTCGCGATATTATTATTAAACCAATCATTACTGAGCGCAGTATGATGGATGCAGAAGACAAAAAATTCACTTTTAAAGTAGATAAAAGAGCCAATAAAATTGAAATCAGAAATGCTGTTGAAGCTATTTTTGATGTTAAAGTTGAAAAAGTGACGACAATGAACATGAAGGGCAAAGTAAAACGAACTGGCCGTTTTGTTGGAAAACGAGCGGACTGGAAAAAAGCAGTCGTGAAACTGACTCCTGAAAGCAAGGGCATCCAGTTCTTCGAAGGTGTTTAA
- the rplB gene encoding 50S ribosomal protein L2, whose translation MGIKKYKPTSPGRRNMSVNTFDEITKKEPEKSLLEPVKKHAGRNVYGRITVRHHGGGAKRKYRIIDFKRNKDNVPGKIAGIEYDPNRTSNIALVHYLDGEKRYIIAPLKLKVGDMIMSGPDADITVGNCLPLKNIPVGTIIHNVELKAGKGAQMVRSAGASAQLMAKEGNYATLRLPSGEMRLVRLECRATIGQVGNLDHQNVRIGKAGRKRHMGIRPTVRGSVMNPNDHPHGGGEGRAPVGRSGPVTPWGKPALGYKTRKKNKQSDKYIVRSRKK comes from the coding sequence ATGGGTATCAAAAAATATAAACCAACGTCCCCTGGACGTCGAAATATGAGCGTCAATACATTTGACGAAATTACAAAAAAAGAGCCGGAAAAATCACTGCTTGAACCGGTAAAAAAACATGCGGGCCGAAATGTGTATGGTAGAATTACTGTCAGACATCATGGTGGTGGTGCTAAACGTAAATACAGAATTATCGATTTCAAACGTAATAAAGATAATGTACCAGGAAAAATTGCTGGTATTGAGTACGACCCAAATCGAACATCAAATATTGCATTAGTACATTATTTAGATGGTGAAAAAAGATATATTATCGCACCACTGAAATTAAAAGTGGGAGATATGATTATGTCTGGACCTGATGCGGATATTACTGTTGGTAACTGTTTACCACTTAAAAATATTCCGGTCGGTACAATTATCCACAATGTAGAATTAAAAGCCGGAAAAGGCGCTCAAATGGTCCGCTCAGCCGGAGCAAGTGCTCAGCTGATGGCGAAGGAAGGCAATTACGCAACACTACGATTGCCATCTGGTGAAATGCGTCTTGTTCGTCTGGAATGTCGAGCTACTATCGGTCAGGTAGGAAATCTTGATCATCAGAATGTTCGAATCGGTAAGGCTGGTCGAAAAAGACATATGGGTATTAGACCAACTGTTCGTGGTTCTGTTATGAACCCGAATGACCATCCACACGGTGGTGGTGAAGGTCGAGCTCCAGTTGGACGTTCAGGTCCTGTTACACCTTGGGGTAAACCTGCACTTGGTTACAAAACTCGTAAGAAAAATAAGCAATCTGATAAATATATCGTAAGATCACGTAAAAAATAA